A stretch of the Filimonas lacunae genome encodes the following:
- the rnhA gene encoding ribonuclease HI, with amino-acid sequence MSEGHQLIIYTDGASRGNPGPGGYGAILMWGEKVKELSAGYRRTTNNRMELLAVIVALEALTKKGVALTVFTDSQYVVNSIEKKWVDGWIKNDFKGGKKNKDLWTRFYKLSKDFNIKMRWVKGHADNPYNNRCDQLATQAADGKNLLVDVGYEAEN; translated from the coding sequence ATGTCTGAAGGCCATCAACTGATTATTTATACCGACGGAGCATCCAGGGGCAACCCCGGACCGGGCGGGTATGGAGCTATTTTAATGTGGGGTGAGAAAGTAAAAGAACTTTCTGCCGGCTACCGTCGCACCACCAATAACCGGATGGAGCTGTTGGCCGTAATAGTTGCATTGGAAGCCCTTACTAAAAAAGGCGTAGCACTTACCGTTTTTACCGATAGCCAATATGTAGTAAACAGCATCGAAAAAAAATGGGTAGATGGCTGGATTAAAAACGATTTTAAAGGTGGCAAAAAAAACAAGGATCTGTGGACACGTTTCTATAAACTGTCTAAAGACTTTAACATTAAAATGCGTTGGGTGAAAGGCCATGCCGATAACCCTTACAATAACCGTTGCGACCAACTGGCCACACAGGCTGCCGATGGCAAAAACCTGCTGGTAGATGTAGGCTACGAAGCGGAGAATTAA